CTGTTCTCAATGCCCCGGTAGGACTAAAGAAATGCTTGGATCGTGTCGGTGTTCCTTTCAGGTTTGACCCGTTTGCCAACATTGTTGAAGAAAAACTCTAAATCCATCCCCCTCTCATCCTTGATGATCATATTGTGCAGAATCACACAAGCAGTCATAATGTTTGAGAGTGACTTCTTATCCCAAAAACGAGCAGGACCTCGCACAATTGCGAAACGTGCTTGCAAAACACCGAGAGCTCTTTCGATGTCCTTCAGGGCTGCTTCTTGTGCTTTGGCTAAAACAGTTTGCTTCTTGCCGACAgggtttttggattgttttGACAAATGTAGCCCAATCCACGTATATACCGTCAGCTAGATAGTATCCCATGTTATATTCATGGCCATTGACAGTACAATTGCAAGCCGGAGCTTCACCTTTTGCAAAGCTTGCAAAGAGATGAGATCTTTGCAGCACGTTGATGTCATTTAGGGATCCCGGCAGACCAAGGAAGCAATGCCAAATCCACAAGTCCTGCGAAGCAACAGCCCTCGAGCACAATTGTTGGCTCGCGGTGATGGCCTGTATACTTCCTGTTTTCCGAGGCCACATTGGTACCGAGATGGGGGGAAGACGGGACCGAGGATATCCAGGCTCGAGGGTTCATTTTTGGTAAATCTGAACTTTTGTTTTCGGTTTCTGCAAATATTTGATATCTGGTCTGGACATTTTTTGCCCCAAAAACCGATAACTGGCGGTTATTTTTCGGTTCGGCTCTCTTTTTGGTGtctgctagagttgctcttacAGGAGAGCAtacgacaaaaaaaaattaaatgcgcgtaataaaaaaaatgatgatcAATTCTAGCTCTTATAAGATTAGAAAACAAATGCGCGCAATTACGCGACAATAAATATATGCAAAAACTAAATACAAGTACCTTCgatttcaataaaaaaaaattatgaatgAATATCCGTGCAGGTAATATCTTAATTTTCAATAAAAACTAATAAAATGAGAAATAAAATCTCGGCGTCAATGGATGCAATAAATCTTCGATTTGAAGCAAGAAGTAATGCGCAATAAAATCTAAATGCGGCATCATTCAATGGCGATTGATTGGCAATCTTATCAGATAGATATCATTTCCGCCACCGCGCCTGCATTTAATTCGATCGAATGATATCGATCCTACCTGTCCTGCGCCGAGGAAGCTTCGTCCGTAAGCATCCGAAAAACGCCAGTTTTCTCCTCTCGCCCCCTCGGTTACACAATATTATTAATTAAATACATACCCTGTGAATTCTTCTCCAAAGAGTATACACATCAAACATTTCTAAATTCTTATTTTAAGGCCCAAAACTTATTTTCTTATAACATATCATAAATATCATGGACTGCAGGGGTGTCTTAGCAAAATGGCCCTAATTAAAGCTTGCAGCTGTAGGTGACGTGAAAAATCGTCCTCGTCTCATCCTGGGCACAGCCCCgagattcttcttcttcctccccggcTCTATAAAACCCCCCCTTCCCCACCCACCTTCTTCCCCACAGTTTCTTCCTCCGGTTCAAATCAGCAAAAGATTCTTCTGTAGTTCGGACTTGGGGAGAGAGAGTTGTAAGCGCGATGGGATTGGAGGCTGGGGAGAGCGCCATGGGAGGAGACCTGAGCCTCGACTTGCAGGCGTTCGCCGCCCGGACCGTGGCGGGGCGGATTCCGGCGGCATCCAGGGAAGACGTCCTCCGCAAACTCGAGGAGGAAAAGGGGAAAATTGAAGTGTTCGGCCGTGAGCTCCCCGTCTGCGTCCGCCTCATCGCCGCCGGTAAGAAAACTAAGTCAAAGCCTCTGTTTTTATTCACtgctttgatttgattgatACTAGTAGTATGTCGCCGTTTTGTCTGAATCggttgtttgttttgtgtgtgCGCAGTGATCGATTTGCTTAAGGAGAAAGTGGAGAGTAACGGCGGCGATCATCGCGACGAGGCGGAGGGGAGCGGAGACAAAAGCTCCTGGATGAGCTCCGCCCAGCTTTGGATCGGCGGCGGCTCTTCTAAGGCTCCCGAGGTACTGTAGGATGACCAAAATCCGGCGATTCTTCTAtgcttttgctttgctttgctttgctttacTCTGCTCGTTACTCCGTAGTAGTATAATTCAGTCCAAGATGATGCATTTATGAAGGGAGAATCGAGAATATGCCGCTGTTTTACTCCTTGTTACTAGTACTATCGTTAAATAAATTCTGCGATTTTATTGCGTTTTGTTCTGAAAGTTtgggccttttttttttcttgtttgcgGTTGCAGAAGGAAGGGAGGAgctcggcgccggagaagagggCTCTCGGCGGCGGGCTTGGGTTTGGGCCGTTCAAGGCCGTGGGCTCTGGCGGGCCGGCGTTCCTGCCGGTGAGCTTGAGGAAGGAGGCTCCTTTGAGGATCCCGGATCTGCCGTTCCTTTCTTCGGGATCGCTCAAGATCAACTCTCCTGCTCCCGCTGCGGCGGCTTCTGCTTCTGCCGGCCTCCAGGTCGCCGGATTTGGGCTAGATGCGGCGAGGACCGCCGCCATCGCTGCTCCTCAGCTTACTCTCCAGACTCAGCCTCAGCCACAGCAGGTAGCACAGCAGacagcacagcagcagcagcaagcaaggAAGGCAAGGCGCTGCTGGTCACCGGAGCTGCACCGGAAGTTCGTCAATGCTCTCAACCAGCTCGGCGGCCCCCATGGTAAGATCTCTTCTCAGATTAAATCATCTTATAATTTGCTGCCATTTCTGGAGATCTTGTTAAGATTGAAGAACATCTTACTGTTCTACATGTACTGACAGTTAGTTGATTGATTTGAGTGCTAGCTAATATGATTGCCTCTGTTTCTTGGCATGGTTTGTAGCAGCTACCCCGAAGCAGATCAGGGAGCGTATGCAGGTGGATGGGCTCACCAATGATGAGGTGAAGAGCCACCTCCAGGTATACAATTCAGCACCACTCAAGTCTCTCAATTCTGATGCATGATAGAGTAGAAtttacttcattttttttgtctgtgTTTGTGTTGAAACTGATAAGGATTACTGCAATTTTGTTTGTGCAGAAGTACCGTCTGCACACCAGCCGGATGGTGTCAGGAGGTCCGCTTATGCACCATCGTCCGGTCGTGCTCTCGGGAGGGCTCTGGATGCTGCCTTCCGAGGAGAGCAGCTCGCTATCTGGCTCACCTCCTGGGCCTCTCTCCGGCATGGCGGTCTCATCGGCGGTCAGCGGTGAGGATGATGATGGAAGGTCTCAGAGCCATGGATGGATGTGATTTAGAAGAGTCTGCAGCAGTTAGTGTCGTTGGTTCAGAATTTTCAGTCGATTGCGATGACAGTGGTACATCTTGAGAGGGATCATAGTGTAGTCTGTTCTTATGTACATAGGAAACAGGTTTATACTAGGTACAAAGTTTTGCCAGAATGTTAATCGAATAGGTTTCGGGCAGAGACAAGTTTTCGCCCCGAGAATTTACCCATGTTCAGTGTCAACTTTATTATCTTTATATAATAATTTTCCATTTCATATCTTCAGTCATCAAAATGCATCTTTTTCTAAGGCTTGTTTGTGTTCTTGGTTGATTCAACTGAAATTCAGTTGCTGGAACTGCCTGCAGGTagattctgaatttctgatggtgcatgtgttctttgtgCAACAAAAAATTGCATTTGTTATGATAACTGGTGGCCATGACCATTTCAGCAGTAGCAGCATCAAGATCCAATTCAAAGCCTGAGGAAAGcatgaaatatatatatatttggattCCAGCACTGAAGTAGAAAGCTTTGGATCCTTCTCATCCTTTTCCTCTTGGAACATGAGGCGGTCCTGAAAGAAATCCTGACCATaactagtagtactacttcTGCCTGCCTGTCAAGAACCTATGAGAAACTTCACTTCATCTGGCCTGGACCCTACCAAGCAAAGCATCAAGCATGTGTTTCACACCTGGCCAAAATGTGTGTATGTATCAGTCCACCTCTCTGGTATCTTCAGACAACAAGAATCTGATTCAGGATCTATTGCCTGAAACCAAGGATGTTACTAACAGCAGGAGTGCACACAGCACACACACCAAGAATCTCTCAACTAAAATCTCTGCAGGCATGCATCAGGCACTGCAtctatcttcttctttgacTCAGACCATTCCTCCTTACCTGCTGCAAGAATCAAGATTGAGCATTCTTGGCATGGTTTGCAGTTCTAGTGTTCCAACAAACCCTTGAATCCTTGCTGCATCCTTCGAGAGTCTGTTGCTGGctggttttcttttccttcttttttcttgttgctATCAATAGATTTTAGCATACTTATACATCGTGGTCTGCAAGTCAAACAAAGGCTTACCATATATGATCAATCTCTGGGTTCTCTCTGTACTTATCCAGGGGATTACAATATTGTCAGGTTGTTAGCATATGCTTCTTTGAACTTGAACATGTGCCAGCCTTGACTCGGCCTTGATGCTGACACTGCTCTTGCACAATTCTGTCTGTGCCATCCTGAACATCAGAAGTTCACCATAAATCTCAAAGCAAATCGGACCGCTGAGACGAGGAACCGAGAGGACCTTATGATCAGTTTTTGTATGGATGCAGATTAGTGTAAGCTTCAGTGAAGACCCTGTTTGGAACACGGAGAATTTCATTAGCGCGACGACAAAAGAACAGATTGCTTGCTGCTATGAGGATCGTATATGAATGATGAAGATGGAATCTTCGTCCTAGAATGCTATGATGAACAAGGAAAGGATCAGTAAATGGATGTCCGGATGAATATTCCTTGTCTGAAGTCGCCCTGTGGAGGGGTGGCGACAGCATAGATGCTGAACAGTCTGAAGATGGTTGGGGAGGAGTATATTCTTGGCTTATTTTGCGGTTAGAGTCAGGTAtattcttgttgctgctgacTCAGGAATTAATATTGAAAAATGAAGATAATACTGTCTCTCAGAGAAAACGGTGATCTTGTTTTATGCCGACCAGACCACCTGTATTCCGTATTTTTTTTGATAgggttctttttttcttagaaaGGGTGCTAAAAGCCAGAACTCATACTGAACACTAGCTCGAGGTGTAGCCCGTGGCTGGGATGGAGCACGGCCAGCGCACCAAACCCAGCTGGTCCGTCCAGTTGGGCTGGGCGTCGGCCCTCACCGCAATAGAAAACCCTTCCGTGTACCTCAGGTAATGGGCTAAAGAAATGACCGTCACTGGAGTCTGTTCGGGTATCCCCGACACTCACCAGTGGCAGTAAGGTAACACCGCCATTGGTTGCTtgaccaccagtggcggtcattCGCGTTCCAAACTAATCACCGTCACTGGTGGTTGAGCACCAATGTCACCGGTATGTCATCCATATAATGATAACTGCTACCTAATCAAATGTTCTTCCCTTTACTGTGTAAGCACTAAACTGAATTGCGCAATTAGTTTCGTACTCCAGCGGAAGGGAAAGAACGGATGATTCTGTAGCAGGCTGACAAGTGGGGCGGACAAACCCTTTTATGCTGGGCAGGCCAATAAGCGAGGTGGGACCAAACAACCACTGATTCTGGTAAATAGACGAGGTGGGCATCCCCAAACagttccagtggcggtcattTCGCACGACCTCGTCCAGATATACGGTTCAGTGTGCCCGCAGCTGGCCGAGCTCGTGCGTCTCTATCGACAAGCTGTGGCTCTtctcctcaccggcggcgaagccctgccaaaattgatggtGACGGCTCCAAGGTAGCTCTCTCccctttctccttcttcttcctccacttcttcttcttcaatttggAGATTTCGCCATTAATGGCGCGGCGGCCAGCGACGGCGAATCTGCCGTCGATCTCTCTCTGGCGGTTCTACCCGAGCGCAACGTCGTGACTTACTAGTCGTACGCAATGAAcgggtatacgtactacactAAGGCTCAAGATCATAAGAGTACATACCAAAACAACGGTAGTGTTGGTTGATGAGATGGGGACCTTAGGGAAGGCCGTACCGAAGCGTACTACAACGTGATCGAAGAGATCTCGGAACTTGATTACACCTAAACAACCATCACCATGTTTCGCATCAGATGGGCACGCAATGGCGAACACGGAGATGATAGATTCACAACAATGACTCTACCAAAAGAGGTTCCCCATCATCTGGTgaacgtcaaaagaatctcggcactgCTTGAACCATGGAAGTTTGCTTTCAAATGTGCTCAGAATATTTTTGTAGACAGCAAACAAATGTTGTAAATGTGGTCGGAATATTTTTCTAGTCAGAATGCATATTTTAACTGATTTGTTTcgatttcagaagaaaaagataTGGATTTTTAAAACTTATTAGATGttatgtatttttctgatGAAAAAAAAGTGTTAAGCCCACCTGGTCAACTAGGCTATTTCGGTTTCGGGCCCAGCAaggcgaacccgggagcagccTACTCCCTACTAGGCCAGCGCAGACCGGGCCCACCGGGCTATAATCCGAGCCCACAGAGTACAGTACAGGAACCGGGCCCACGGGGCAGGCGAACGGGAGCAGTGAGAGCGACAATTGTATTTATTCAGAAAGTGAAACGTGAGGGGGAGCAACCTATTTATGTTGGCCGATTCAGTTGTAAACCAGCGacgtgggactaaactccgaCCTCGCCTCACGTGACAAGTCTTTCtattaattaattcaatgcAATGATTCATTACTTTACATACATTAATCCATATGCAATGCaccaataaaaaataaaattaaggAAACCATCTTAATGTCCACCAAATCTGGAACGATGTATGACTACGACTAATCTGCATTCCAaaattgatactccctccgtctcgaAATAAGGAACGTCAATTATTTctcgacggagggagtactaaaaccGTATAAGATTGAATCACAGGCCACAAGGACATAGGGACATGCTAAAACTTATTAGATGTTATGTGTTTCTCtgatgaaaaaaaagtttaagTCCACCCGGTCAACTAGGTAGTTTCGGTTTCGGGCCCAGCAAGGCGAACCTGGGAGCAGCCTACTCCCAACTAGGCCAGCGTAGACCAGGCCCGTCGGGCTATAATCCGAGCCCACAGGGTACAGTACCGGAACCGGGCCCACGGGCCAGGCGAACGGGAGCAGTGAGAGCGGCAATTGTATTTATTCGGAAAGTGAAACGTGAGGGGGAGCAACCTATTTATGTTGGTCGATTCAGTTGTAAACTAGCGacgtgggactaaactccgaCCTCGCCTCACGTGACAAGTCTTTCtattaattaattcaatgcAATGATTCATTACTTTATATACATTAATCCATATGCAATgcaccaacaaaaaaaataaaattaaggAAACCATCTTAATGTCCACCAAATCTGGAACGATGTATGACTATGACTAATCTGCGCTCCAAggttgatactccctccgtcccaaaataaggaACGTCAGTTATTTCTGGA
This is a stretch of genomic DNA from Brachypodium distachyon strain Bd21 chromosome 1, Brachypodium_distachyon_v3.0, whole genome shotgun sequence. It encodes these proteins:
- the LOC100838028 gene encoding transcription factor NIGTH1 isoform X2; amino-acid sequence: MGLEAGESAMGGDLSLDLQAFAARTVAGRIPAASREDVLRKLEEEKGKIEVFGRELPVCVRLIAAVIDLLKEKVESNGGDHRDEAEGSGDKSSWMSSAQLWIGGGSSKAPEKEGRSSAPEKRALGGGLGFGPFKAVGSGGPAFLPVSLRKEAPLRIPDLPFLSSGSLKINSPAPAAAASASAGLQVAGFGLDAARTAAIAAPQLTLQTQPQPQQVAQQTAQQQQQARKARRCWSPELHRKFVNALNQLGGPHATPKQIRERMQVDGLTNDEVKSHLQKYRLHTSRMVSGGPLMHHRPVVLSGGLWMLPSEESSSLSGSPPGPLSGMAVSSAVSGEDDDGRSQSHGWM
- the LOC100838028 gene encoding transcription factor NIGTH1 isoform X1 produces the protein MGLEAGESAMGGDLSLDLQAFAARTVAGRIPAASREDVLRKLEEEKGKIEVFGRELPVCVRLIAAVIDLLKEKVESNGGDHRDEAEGSGDKSSWMSSAQLWIGGGSSKAPEKEGRSSAPEKRALGGGLGFGPFKAVGSGGPAFLPVSLRKEAPLRIPDLPFLSSGSLKINSPAPAAAASASAGLQVAGFGLDAARTAAIAAPQLTLQTQPQPQQVAQQTAQQQQQARKARRCWSPELHRKFVNALNQLGGPHAATPKQIRERMQVDGLTNDEVKSHLQKYRLHTSRMVSGGPLMHHRPVVLSGGLWMLPSEESSSLSGSPPGPLSGMAVSSAVSGEDDDGRSQSHGWM